In one Candidatus Nitronereus thalassa genomic region, the following are encoded:
- a CDS encoding DUF262 domain-containing protein, with protein sequence MSYKSKIIKEIIDEIDQRKIYLPALQRKFVWGKQQIEQLFDSLMRNYPFGTFLFWRLHRKKAESYVFYEFLAEYDERSPYNRRKTGAFSHPEIIGVLDGQQRLSSIYIGLMGTHTEKAPYKRSSNPNAYEKMCLFLNLLSLPYNIDAENRIVLREDRNFEFCFLTQDGAVTNVARRVTREDGTEGRDEAMYWMKVGQVLSWEEDPEFDKIIEGFMEDCPTAIQKEAFARQKRLIKKGLQTLYNRIHIDRLVNYFEVAKDDLEDILKIFVRVNSGGTVLSKTDLLFSTIVATWDDGREQIENLLKTINQKGDGFSFGNEYLMRCCLVLSDGPVVYKVNSFRYENVQKIRDEWPKIAEAITKTADMLVEFGFSNSTLTSQNATIVIAYYLYKGGNQSKESKEAIRKYLIHALLNGIYGSAQDQLISVLRNAFRQEIKLEAREKEYRGRYDGFSFEDVLKIELPQQKTLAVTESDLERFLQNKKGPTSFFLLSLLYPHLRFNEVAFHQDHIHPAAGFNEKNFQEMRIPDNQWNDWYERRDCVPNLQLLEGRQNERKKAIPLKMWVDQMSESKRISSARENYFPDNVDLEFKNFMDFFKKRKEVLRKELKQILAMTKDQPSGELAEWERGDDEVEAEESVVISPRVTQ encoded by the coding sequence ATGAGCTACAAGAGCAAAATCATCAAAGAAATAATCGATGAAATCGATCAGCGAAAGATCTATCTTCCGGCACTCCAGAGGAAATTTGTATGGGGCAAGCAACAAATTGAACAACTGTTTGATTCTTTGATGCGGAATTATCCCTTTGGAACATTTCTATTTTGGCGACTCCACCGCAAAAAAGCGGAGAGTTATGTCTTTTATGAGTTTCTTGCGGAATACGACGAAAGGTCACCCTATAATCGCCGAAAGACTGGCGCCTTCTCACACCCGGAGATTATCGGTGTCTTGGATGGTCAGCAACGCTTGAGTTCCATATATATCGGACTTATGGGGACGCACACAGAAAAAGCTCCATACAAGCGGAGCTCCAATCCTAACGCCTATGAAAAAATGTGCCTCTTTCTCAATCTTCTTTCTCTACCCTATAACATTGATGCAGAAAACAGAATCGTGTTGCGAGAGGATCGTAACTTTGAATTTTGTTTTTTAACTCAGGATGGAGCCGTGACCAATGTGGCTCGTAGGGTGACAAGGGAGGATGGAACCGAAGGCCGCGATGAGGCGATGTATTGGATGAAAGTGGGACAGGTCCTCTCATGGGAGGAAGATCCCGAGTTCGACAAGATTATTGAAGGCTTTATGGAGGATTGCCCGACTGCCATCCAAAAAGAAGCATTTGCCCGGCAGAAACGCCTAATCAAAAAAGGGCTGCAAACCCTGTACAACCGAATCCATATAGATCGACTTGTCAATTATTTTGAGGTAGCCAAGGATGATTTAGAGGACATCCTAAAAATCTTTGTCCGAGTAAATAGTGGGGGCACCGTCCTGAGCAAAACAGACTTGCTATTTTCCACCATCGTTGCGACATGGGACGATGGACGCGAGCAAATCGAAAACCTGCTTAAAACTATTAACCAAAAAGGGGACGGATTTAGCTTCGGCAATGAGTATCTGATGCGCTGTTGCTTGGTACTGAGCGACGGGCCGGTGGTCTATAAAGTCAACTCGTTCAGATACGAAAACGTACAGAAAATCCGGGATGAATGGCCAAAAATCGCCGAGGCGATTACGAAAACCGCGGATATGCTCGTCGAATTTGGTTTCAGCAATAGTACGCTTACCTCACAAAATGCCACTATTGTTATCGCCTACTATCTTTACAAGGGTGGAAATCAGAGTAAAGAGTCGAAGGAGGCCATTCGGAAGTATTTGATTCATGCACTGCTCAATGGAATCTATGGCAGCGCTCAGGATCAGCTAATCTCTGTTTTGCGGAATGCATTCCGTCAGGAAATTAAGCTGGAAGCAAGGGAGAAGGAGTACCGAGGCCGTTATGATGGTTTTTCGTTCGAGGATGTTCTGAAAATTGAACTCCCGCAACAAAAAACGCTAGCGGTGACGGAGTCAGATCTCGAAAGATTTCTACAAAATAAGAAAGGCCCAACCTCGTTTTTTTTGCTTTCGCTCCTCTATCCTCATTTGCGCTTCAACGAAGTAGCCTTCCATCAAGACCATATTCATCCCGCTGCTGGTTTCAATGAGAAGAATTTCCAAGAGATGAGGATACCAGATAATCAATGGAACGACTGGTATGAAAGGCGAGATTGCGTTCCAAACCTCCAATTGTTGGAAGGTAGACAAAACGAAAGGAAGAAAGCGATTCCATTGAAGATGTGGGTTGACCAAATGAGTGAATCTAAGCGGATATCATCTGCTAGAGAAAATTATTTTCCTGACAACGTCGATTTAGAGTTCAAGAATTTCATGGATTTTTTCAAGAAACGAAAAGAAGTATTGCGAAAGGAGCTTAAACAAATATTGGCCATGACCAAGGATCAGCCCTCAGGAGAATTGGCGGAGTGGGAAAGAGGTGATGACGAAGTTGAAGCAGAGGAGAGCGTGGTAATTTCGCCGAGAGTTACCCAATGA